In one window of Juglans regia cultivar Chandler chromosome 3, Walnut 2.0, whole genome shotgun sequence DNA:
- the LOC108993927 gene encoding uncharacterized protein LOC108993927: MCSSNKLKLHRGTNVTPTIAQINGRPVLQPTCNQVFSLERRNSVKKSSPTNAPSPKSTPSTPPTDTANARAKPSLSPPISPKLKSPRLPALKRINGPNGLNSRADIVLAPPCSTKPATPIKRPKKAGGAGAAPPVDTFTLKYRSSMIVEAPGSIAAARREQMAMMQEQRKIRTAHYGRTTFAKYEGKVAPLDSSSGQEEKRCTFITPNSDPIYVAYHDEEWGVPVHDDKLLLELLVLTAAQVGSDWTSILKKRQLFRDAFSGFDAEIISRLTEKKIMSISADYGINLSQVRGVVDNSNCILEIKREFGSFEKYLWGFVNHKPISTQYKSCHKIPVKTSKSETISKDMVKRGFRFVGPTVIHSFMQAAGLTNDHLITCQRHLQCMALATHLPTAAPALWNHMAKND; this comes from the exons ATGTGTTCCTCTAATAAGTTGAAATTGCACCGGGGGACTAATGTTACCCCAACTATAGCTCAAATCAATGGCCGTCCTGTCCTTCAGCCAACTTGCAACCAGGTTTTTAGCTTAGAAAGACGCAATTCGGTTAAGAAGAGTTCCCCCACAAATGCTCCTTCTCCAAAATCTACACCTTCAACCCCGCCAACTGACACCGCTAATGCTAGAGCGAAGCCTTCATTGTCACCACCAATCTCTCCCAAGTTAAAATCGCCAAGACTGCCAGCGCTTAAGAGAATCAACGGTCCTAATGGGCTGAATTCTAGAGCTGACATCGTCTTGGCACCACCATGCTCAACCAAACCGGCGACTCCAATAAAAAGGCCTAAAAAAGCTGGTGGTGCTGGAGCTGCACCTCCTGTTGACACCTTCACATTGAAATATCGTTCCTCTATGATAGTTGAGGCCCCAGGAAGCATAGCAGCTGCGAGGAGGGAACAAATGGCAATGATGCAAGAACAACGAAAGATACGAACTGCCCATTATGGAAGAACAACCTTTGCCAAGTATGAAGGGAAGGTAGCTCCTCTTGATTCATCGAGTGGTCAGGAGGAAAAAAGATGTACTTTTATCACACCAAACTCAG ATCCCATCTATGTTGCTTACCATGATGAAGAATGGGGAGTTCCAGTCCACGATGATAa GCTGTTGTTGGAATTGCTAGTGTTGACTGCCGCACAAGTTGGATCAGATTGGACTTCAATCTTGAAGAAACGGCAATTGTTTAG GGATGCCTTTTCCGGGTTTGATGCAGAAATCATCTCCAGATTAACTGAAAAGAAGATAATGTCGATCAGTGCCGATTATGGAATAAACTTGAGCCAAGTTCGAGGAGTTGTGGACAACTCTAACTGTATTCTTGAG ATTAAGAGAGAATTTGGATcctttgaaaagtatttgtggGGATTTGTGAATCACAAGCCAATTTCCACACAATACAAATCATGCCACAAGATCCCTGTGAAGACCTCCAAATCAGAAACCATAAGCAAAGACATGGTGAAGAGGGGTTTTAGGTTTGTTGGCCCCACTGTCATTCACTCATTTATGCAAGCCGCTGGCCTGACCAATGACCACCTCATCACTTGTCAGCGACACCTGCAATGCATGGCCTTGGCAACCCATCTTCCAACAGCAGCTCCAGCTTTATGGAATCACATGGCAAAAAATGACTAA